A single Myxococcales bacterium DNA region contains:
- a CDS encoding respiratory nitrate reductase subunit gamma, whose translation MNTPSIAAVAFTYMPYMAVFGFLAAWMYRWGILRNDRGPRVGGISAASEGALLIGFSTLVVGHVTTALAPGAMRALMGDLERVAVIETVGLVGAMLFSWGVGARLRQRWAALRAGVPQQETRVLVLALLLLSSLLGIYLTVRYRWITAWYAYVSVPYVRSLFVMEPQPASIVASPFAVQLHVLVFMALVASWPMAGLDWEELFPVKGVARRIAEAAPAAPGEAAR comes from the coding sequence TCGCCGCCTGGATGTACCGTTGGGGCATCCTGCGCAACGATCGCGGACCCCGGGTGGGCGGCATTTCGGCCGCCTCCGAGGGCGCGCTTCTGATTGGCTTTTCCACCCTGGTGGTGGGTCATGTGACCACGGCGCTCGCCCCCGGGGCCATGCGCGCGCTCATGGGTGATCTCGAGCGGGTGGCCGTGATCGAAACCGTGGGCCTCGTGGGCGCGATGCTGTTTTCCTGGGGCGTGGGCGCACGGCTGCGCCAGCGCTGGGCGGCGCTGCGGGCCGGGGTGCCGCAGCAGGAAACGCGGGTGCTGGTGCTTGCGCTGCTCCTGCTTTCGAGCCTGCTCGGAATCTACCTCACGGTTCGTTACCGCTGGATCACCGCCTGGTACGCCTACGTTTCGGTGCCGTACGTGCGCTCGCTCTTCGTCATGGAGCCGCAGCCGGCCTCGATCGTGGCAAGTCCTTTCGCCGTTCAGCTTCACGTGCTGGTGTTCATGGCGCTCGTGGCCAGCTGGCCTATGGCAGGACTCGACTGGGAAGAGCTTTTTCCCGTGAAAGGCGTGGCCCGGCGGATCGCCGAGGCCGCGCCGGCCGCGCCCGGGGAGGCTGCCCGATGA
- a CDS encoding cytochrome c family protein, whose translation MNRSTWLAVMLVASGCEIAGPLNTQKGYMPEQPVAYSHALHAGLYELDCQYCHSGAERSRHAGVPSSSVCMNCHSQVRTDAPEIQKLQRFVESDTPIPWVKVHRLPDFAYFNHASHMSAGLACQRCHGPVETMVRVEQKETMSMGWCLDCHREMRAQRPAAPTPLATLPLERFATPDAIVSRTLEPPTDCSACHR comes from the coding sequence ATGAATCGTTCGACATGGCTGGCCGTCATGCTGGTCGCCAGCGGGTGCGAGATCGCAGGGCCCCTCAACACACAGAAGGGCTACATGCCCGAGCAGCCCGTCGCCTACTCGCACGCGCTGCACGCGGGGCTTTACGAGCTCGACTGCCAGTACTGCCACAGCGGCGCCGAACGCAGCCGCCACGCCGGCGTGCCGTCCTCGTCGGTGTGCATGAATTGCCACTCGCAGGTGCGCACCGACGCTCCGGAGATCCAGAAGCTGCAGCGCTTCGTGGAAAGCGACACCCCCATCCCCTGGGTCAAGGTGCACCGCCTGCCTGACTTTGCGTACTTCAACCACGCAAGCCACATGTCCGCGGGCCTCGCCTGCCAGCGTTGCCACGGCCCCGTGGAGACGATGGTGCGCGTGGAACAGAAAGAGACCATGAGCATGGGCTGGTGCCTGGATTGCCATCGCGAGATGCGTGCCCAGCGCCCGGCCGCGCCCACGCCGCTCGCCACCTTGCCGCTCGAACGCTTCGCCACCCCCGATGCGATCGTGAGCCGCACGCTCGAACCACCCACTGACTGCTCGGCCTGCCACCGCTAG
- a CDS encoding TAT-variant-translocated molybdopterin oxidoreductase produces the protein MSTSSPPSNAPPWWQSLAERQDPEGVRAEAHAEFPQSLPVNPGAGPKKSLPIVGQASEPPRRDFFKMMGLSATAALAACKRAPKQNILPYTQKPDALIPGVSSWYASTCQACPARCGLLVKTRDGRPIKIEGNPQHPVSQGAVCTIGQASLLGLYDADRARTPSRGGQPVAWSAVDELVKGALARATAAETSIYLVVPFGLGPSEEAALTALAARHPRAKRVRFDALGDRRALAEAHQLVHGQALIPDYRLDQARMLVSFGADFLGTWLNPAAFSRQWAAARDLARPREVLHHVQIEAMLSLSGGAADVRHPVPPSALRPTLAALVHALAEGRSDAVAQAAKAAAAKVGGASALDGAPLAKLAHDLRAAGDRGLVLAGQGGLTLQVLAALANALLGNGATTARIDQGVPAASDLDWTSFLSELGAAPAGAVVFLGTNPVMADRRLRAGLAKAAFSLSTSSHLDETAALCHVHAPEGHPFEGWSDSLTRQGVFAVNQPTVAPLFDTRSRLSSLLAWADDARDDHAFVGEEWRAVLGEALGDGDFAALWNARLRDGVFVREAPEGLTLALGAPEAIAAAVEPAEAPAQGLELALYASVGLGDGSAANNGWLQELPDPITKMTWGNAAALGPALAAQLGVKDGDLVQVSGEVSVTLPVLVQAGVAPRTVALAVGHGRTRGGRHAAGHGVDVWPLAVHGGRFALGGQAIKVTRTGGATDLYLSQIHNSQEGRALVRQATLEEYLHNPAHAGHPEEHALPGKGLWSKHPYEGHRWALAIDLDKCTGCGACVVSCQSENNIPMVGPVEVGLRREMHWLRIDRYYGGAPENPEVLHQPMMCQHCENAPCETVCPVLATVHSAEGLNQQIYNRCVGTRYCANNCPTKVRRFNWFDYPHDEPLERMVLNPDVVVRSRGVMEKCSMCVHRIEESRAQTKREGRTLAEGDVKTACQQSCPGNAIVFGDINDPQSAVSQAAQNPRAYQILTDLNIGPSVSYLVRIKNTRHG, from the coding sequence ATGTCGACCTCTTCTCCTCCTTCCAACGCCCCCCCCTGGTGGCAATCGCTGGCCGAACGGCAAGACCCTGAAGGCGTGCGCGCCGAGGCTCACGCGGAGTTTCCGCAAAGCCTGCCCGTCAACCCCGGAGCGGGGCCCAAAAAGAGCCTTCCCATCGTGGGCCAGGCCAGCGAGCCCCCGCGGCGTGACTTCTTCAAGATGATGGGGCTGTCGGCCACGGCGGCGCTCGCCGCGTGCAAGCGGGCCCCCAAGCAGAACATCCTGCCCTACACTCAAAAGCCGGACGCGCTCATCCCGGGCGTGTCGTCGTGGTACGCATCGACCTGCCAGGCGTGCCCCGCCCGCTGTGGCCTGCTCGTGAAGACCCGCGATGGGCGTCCCATCAAGATCGAGGGCAACCCCCAGCACCCCGTTTCGCAAGGGGCTGTCTGCACCATCGGGCAGGCCTCGCTGCTCGGGCTCTACGATGCCGATCGCGCGCGCACCCCGAGCCGCGGCGGCCAGCCCGTCGCGTGGAGCGCCGTGGACGAGTTGGTCAAGGGCGCCCTCGCTCGGGCCACCGCTGCAGAGACCTCCATCTACCTCGTGGTGCCGTTTGGCCTGGGGCCGAGCGAAGAGGCCGCGCTCACGGCGCTCGCCGCGCGCCATCCGCGTGCCAAGCGCGTACGCTTTGATGCCCTGGGCGACCGGCGGGCCCTTGCCGAGGCCCATCAGCTGGTGCACGGGCAGGCGCTGATCCCTGACTACCGTCTCGACCAAGCCCGCATGCTGGTGTCCTTCGGCGCTGATTTCCTCGGCACCTGGCTCAACCCTGCGGCGTTCAGCCGTCAATGGGCGGCGGCGCGCGACCTGGCCCGACCCCGGGAGGTGCTGCACCACGTGCAGATCGAAGCCATGCTCAGCCTCTCGGGCGGCGCGGCTGACGTGCGCCACCCCGTCCCGCCCTCCGCCCTGCGCCCTACCCTCGCAGCACTGGTGCACGCGCTGGCCGAAGGGCGCAGCGACGCCGTGGCGCAAGCCGCAAAGGCCGCTGCGGCCAAGGTGGGTGGAGCCAGCGCGCTCGACGGCGCGCCGCTCGCAAAACTGGCGCACGACCTGCGTGCCGCGGGCGACCGTGGCCTGGTGTTGGCCGGTCAGGGGGGCCTCACCCTGCAGGTGCTGGCCGCGCTCGCCAACGCGCTCCTCGGCAACGGCGCCACCACGGCCCGAATCGATCAAGGTGTGCCCGCGGCGAGCGATCTCGACTGGACGAGCTTCCTGAGCGAGCTCGGCGCGGCCCCCGCGGGGGCGGTGGTGTTCCTGGGGACCAACCCGGTGATGGCCGACCGACGCCTGCGCGCGGGACTCGCCAAGGCAGCGTTCAGCCTTTCCACCTCTTCCCACCTCGACGAGACCGCCGCGCTTTGCCACGTACATGCGCCCGAAGGCCACCCCTTCGAGGGCTGGAGCGACAGCCTCACACGGCAAGGCGTGTTCGCGGTGAATCAGCCCACGGTGGCGCCGCTCTTCGACACCCGCAGCCGGCTCTCGAGCTTGCTGGCCTGGGCGGACGACGCCCGCGACGATCATGCCTTCGTGGGTGAAGAGTGGAGGGCCGTGCTGGGCGAGGCCCTGGGTGACGGCGACTTCGCCGCCTTGTGGAATGCGCGTCTGCGGGACGGCGTGTTCGTGCGAGAAGCCCCGGAGGGCCTTACCCTGGCACTGGGCGCGCCAGAGGCCATCGCGGCGGCCGTGGAGCCCGCCGAGGCGCCCGCGCAAGGGCTCGAGCTGGCGCTTTACGCATCGGTGGGCTTGGGCGACGGCAGCGCGGCCAACAACGGGTGGCTGCAGGAGCTGCCCGATCCCATCACCAAGATGACCTGGGGCAACGCCGCCGCGCTCGGGCCCGCCCTGGCCGCGCAACTCGGGGTCAAAGACGGTGACCTCGTGCAGGTGAGCGGCGAGGTCAGCGTGACGCTGCCCGTGCTCGTCCAGGCGGGCGTGGCCCCGCGAACGGTCGCGTTGGCGGTGGGCCACGGGCGGACCCGCGGCGGCCGACACGCGGCAGGACACGGCGTGGACGTGTGGCCTTTGGCCGTGCACGGCGGCCGTTTTGCACTGGGGGGGCAAGCGATCAAGGTGACACGCACGGGGGGCGCGACAGATCTCTACTTGTCTCAGATCCACAACTCGCAGGAAGGCCGCGCGCTCGTGCGCCAGGCCACGTTGGAAGAGTACCTGCACAACCCCGCGCACGCCGGACACCCCGAGGAACATGCCCTTCCCGGCAAGGGCCTTTGGTCGAAGCACCCGTATGAAGGTCACCGCTGGGCGCTGGCCATCGATCTCGACAAATGCACGGGCTGCGGCGCCTGCGTGGTGTCCTGCCAATCCGAAAACAACATCCCCATGGTGGGCCCCGTGGAAGTGGGTCTGCGTCGCGAGATGCACTGGCTGCGCATCGACCGCTACTACGGCGGCGCTCCCGAAAACCCCGAGGTGCTGCACCAGCCGATGATGTGCCAGCACTGCGAAAACGCCCCCTGCGAGACGGTGTGTCCCGTGCTCGCCACGGTGCATTCGGCCGAAGGTCTGAACCAACAGATCTACAACCGTTGTGTGGGCACACGCTATTGCGCCAACAATTGCCCCACCAAGGTCCGGCGCTTCAACTGGTTCGACTACCCGCACGACGAGCCGCTCGAGCGCATGGTGCTCAACCCCGACGTGGTGGTGCGCAGCCGCGGCGTGATGGAGAAATGCTCGATGTGTGTTCACCGCATCGAGGAGTCGCGGGCCCAAACCAAGCGCGAGGGCCGCACGCTCGCCGAGGGCGACGTCAAAACGGCCTGCCAGCAAAGCTGCCCGGGCAACGCCATCGTCTTCGGCGACATCAACGACCCCCAAAGCGCCGTATCCCAGGCTGCGCAAAACCCGCGCGCCTATCAGATCCTGACCGACCTCAACATCGGACCCTCGGTGTCCTATCTGGTCCGCATCAAGAACACCCGCCATGGCTGA
- the nrfD gene encoding polysulfide reductase NrfD, with translation MADHQSSLREPLVSAPRTLGQITDDVMRPMHARPTWKWWAAFAVAVSLLTLGVSTVAYQILTGIGTWGLNRTVGWAFDITNFVFWVGIGHAGTLISAILFLFRQKWRTSINRSAEAMTLFAVMCAGVFPIIHMGRPWVGFWAIPYPNDRGPLWVNFRSPLLWDVFAISTYFTVSAVFWYVGLVPDLATVRDRLKSGLKKALFSVLSLGWNGSSRTWARYEVLYLLLAGLATPLVLSVHTIVSMDFATSVIPGWHTTIFPPYFVAGAVFSGFAMVLTLLIIARVVMGFEHLITIRHLENMAKVIIVTGSLVGLAYGTEFFVAWYSGSAFERFAFINRAFGPFAWSYWIMVSCNVISPQLLWFKRLRTSPLALFALSLVVNVGMWFERFVIIVTSLHRDFLPSSWAMYAPTKIEVFTMLGSFGLFFTLFLLFVRVLPVISIGEVKAVLSFGRKGHKPTHEPLTAPAPVPADRPDVVPAPIPLSGATTP, from the coding sequence ATGGCTGACCATCAATCCTCCCTGCGTGAACCCCTGGTCTCCGCGCCCCGCACGCTTGGCCAGATCACCGATGACGTCATGCGCCCCATGCACGCGCGCCCCACGTGGAAGTGGTGGGCCGCGTTCGCGGTGGCGGTGTCGCTGCTCACCTTGGGCGTCAGCACCGTGGCCTATCAGATCCTGACCGGCATCGGCACCTGGGGGCTCAACCGCACGGTGGGGTGGGCGTTCGACATCACGAACTTCGTGTTCTGGGTGGGCATCGGCCACGCCGGCACATTGATCTCGGCCATTTTGTTCTTGTTTCGCCAAAAGTGGCGCACCAGCATCAACCGGTCGGCCGAGGCCATGACGTTGTTCGCCGTCATGTGCGCGGGCGTCTTCCCGATCATCCACATGGGCCGCCCCTGGGTGGGGTTTTGGGCCATTCCTTACCCCAACGACCGGGGACCGCTGTGGGTCAACTTCCGCTCGCCCCTGCTTTGGGATGTGTTCGCGATCAGCACCTACTTCACGGTGTCGGCCGTGTTCTGGTACGTGGGCTTGGTGCCCGATCTGGCCACGGTACGCGATCGGCTGAAAAGCGGCCTCAAAAAGGCGCTCTTTTCGGTGTTGTCGCTCGGCTGGAACGGCTCCAGCCGCACCTGGGCCCGCTATGAGGTGCTCTATCTTCTGCTCGCGGGCTTGGCCACGCCGCTCGTGCTCTCGGTGCACACCATCGTCTCGATGGACTTCGCCACCAGCGTGATTCCGGGCTGGCACACCACGATTTTCCCGCCCTACTTCGTCGCCGGCGCCGTGTTCAGCGGCTTTGCAATGGTGCTGACCCTGCTCATCATCGCCCGCGTGGTGATGGGCTTCGAGCACCTCATCACCATTCGCCATCTGGAGAACATGGCGAAGGTCATCATCGTCACGGGCAGCCTGGTGGGCCTGGCCTACGGCACCGAGTTTTTCGTGGCCTGGTATTCGGGCAGCGCCTTCGAGCGGTTCGCCTTCATCAACCGGGCCTTCGGTCCCTTCGCGTGGTCGTACTGGATCATGGTGTCGTGCAACGTGATCTCGCCCCAGCTTCTGTGGTTCAAGCGCCTGCGCACCTCTCCGCTGGCGCTGTTTGCGCTCTCGCTCGTGGTGAACGTAGGCATGTGGTTCGAGCGTTTCGTCATCATCGTGACCTCGCTTCACCGGGATTTTTTGCCCTCGAGCTGGGCCATGTATGCCCCCACGAAGATCGAAGTCTTCACGATGCTGGGCAGCTTCGGGCTCTTCTTCACGCTCTTTTTGCTCTTCGTGCGGGTGTTGCCCGTCATCTCGATAGGTGAGGTCAAGGCCGTGCTCTCGTTTGGGCGAAAGGGTCACAAGCCCACGCACGAGCCCCTCACCGCCCCGGCCCCCGTCCCGGCGGATCGCCCCGACGTGGTGCCCGCGCCCATTCCCCTCTCCGGAGCGACCACCCCATGA
- a CDS encoding DUF3341 domain-containing protein, whose translation MTFAIGYFDDEAQVLTATRKARESGFSVSDVFSPYAIHGIEDAMGLRPSRLPWVCFAAGMTGATLAMGFQLWTSVSSWALNVGGKPFASVPAFIPVTFELTVLSAALTSAFALFARAKLFPGKKVKVLPRVTDDRFALVLEERDGAAASFLQSAGALEVAAETPQGDAP comes from the coding sequence ATGACTTTTGCCATCGGTTACTTCGACGACGAAGCCCAGGTGCTCACGGCCACGCGTAAGGCCCGTGAATCCGGCTTTTCCGTGAGCGACGTGTTCTCGCCCTACGCCATCCACGGCATCGAAGACGCCATGGGCCTGCGCCCCTCGCGTTTGCCCTGGGTGTGCTTCGCGGCCGGCATGACGGGCGCCACGCTGGCCATGGGCTTTCAGCTGTGGACCTCCGTGTCCAGCTGGGCGCTCAACGTGGGCGGCAAGCCCTTCGCCAGCGTGCCCGCGTTTATTCCCGTCACCTTCGAGCTGACCGTGTTATCGGCCGCCCTCACGAGCGCTTTTGCACTGTTTGCGCGCGCCAAGCTGTTTCCGGGAAAGAAGGTCAAGGTCCTTCCGCGGGTCACCGACGATCGGTTCGCCCTCGTCTTGGAAGAGCGTGACGGCGCGGCGGCGAGCTTCCTGCAAAGCGCCGGGGCGCTTGAGGTTGCGGCCGAGACCCCGCAAGGAGACGCGCCATGA
- a CDS encoding c-type cytochrome, producing the protein MSHKRTCASIATLGLALLGGCDRDPAEPNREYMPDMVSSMAFESFSPNPLTKDGRTMMAPPKGTVSRTQELYAYGPGPEEAARAARELENPVPETELVHERGQIAFARWCSPCHGLTGQGDGPVTRLFPRPPSLLAPHAQDLADGQIFHVVSWGQGLMRGYAQQIEPRDRWMILHHIRKMQYDAQVQAAQAAAAAQPAAPPPESPVPPEASPEPKP; encoded by the coding sequence ATGAGCCACAAGCGCACGTGCGCCTCGATCGCGACCTTGGGACTGGCCCTACTGGGCGGCTGCGACCGCGACCCTGCCGAGCCGAACCGCGAGTACATGCCCGACATGGTGAGCTCGATGGCCTTCGAGTCGTTCTCGCCCAACCCCCTCACGAAAGACGGGCGCACGATGATGGCCCCGCCCAAGGGCACGGTGTCCCGCACGCAGGAGCTCTACGCCTATGGCCCGGGTCCCGAAGAGGCGGCACGCGCGGCGCGAGAGCTCGAAAACCCCGTGCCCGAGACCGAGCTCGTCCACGAGCGGGGGCAGATCGCCTTTGCGCGCTGGTGCAGCCCCTGCCACGGCCTCACGGGCCAGGGTGACGGGCCGGTGACCCGGCTCTTCCCCCGCCCCCCCTCCTTGCTGGCGCCCCACGCACAAGACTTGGCCGACGGGCAGATCTTTCACGTCGTCAGCTGGGGCCAAGGGCTGATGCGCGGCTACGCCCAGCAGATCGAGCCTCGTGACCGCTGGATGATTCTGCATCACATTCGCAAGATGCAGTACGACGCGCAGGTGCAGGCGGCGCAAGCAGCCGCCGCCGCACAACCTGCCGCGCCCCCGCCCGAAAGCCCCGTCCCTCCCGAAGCCTCGCCGGAGCCCAAGCCATGA
- a CDS encoding DUF1311 domain-containing protein translates to MKMVLVPVVSVLALAPTVAAAPSWDPYRETVTELSERLCQDSVATPDRGACMSSVFQLVDQELNRVYKLVTTHLTQPPPTGPNPELTALRDAQRQWIKHRDAERRLREESFSGGSLAAEEGLVRAIEVTMARIDDLAMIAPYVLARQHTARQLDGRWVDPTDENHWYRFVAKTSDAGDYSCRGPSGSSFGTFRREDGNWSFSEAGCDDRTAESILIGWIEDGGAHRMRFVHDGPSVTARFVRQKALRRGAP, encoded by the coding sequence ATGAAGATGGTCCTCGTTCCTGTTGTTTCCGTTTTGGCCTTGGCGCCTACGGTTGCCGCGGCGCCCTCGTGGGATCCGTACCGAGAGACCGTGACTGAGTTGAGCGAGCGACTCTGCCAGGACTCTGTTGCCACGCCCGACCGCGGAGCGTGCATGTCTTCCGTTTTCCAGTTGGTCGACCAGGAACTCAACCGGGTGTACAAGCTCGTCACCACACATCTCACGCAACCGCCGCCCACCGGACCCAACCCGGAGTTGACGGCGCTCCGGGACGCGCAGCGCCAGTGGATCAAACACCGCGACGCCGAACGACGCCTACGGGAGGAAAGTTTTTCCGGAGGCAGCCTCGCTGCGGAAGAGGGCTTGGTGCGGGCCATCGAGGTGACGATGGCCCGAATCGATGACCTCGCGATGATCGCGCCTTACGTCCTGGCGAGGCAGCACACGGCACGCCAGCTCGACGGCCGATGGGTAGACCCGACTGACGAGAACCATTGGTACCGGTTCGTGGCGAAGACCAGCGACGCGGGCGATTACAGCTGCAGAGGCCCGTCAGGGTCCAGCTTCGGCACCTTCAGAAGGGAGGACGGGAACTGGTCGTTCTCGGAGGCTGGTTGTGACGACAGGACTGCCGAGAGCATCTTGATCGGCTGGATCGAGGATGGCGGTGCGCACCGGATGCGTTTCGTACACGACGGGCCCAGTGTCACCGCACGCTTCGTAAGGCAAAAGGCGCTGCGGAGGGGGGCGCCATGA